TGGCCGGAACGAGTGTGGATTTACAGTCCGGTTCGCGTGTTCTTTCAGAAGCGAGAAATTCGGAAATGGCTGAGACTTACCGGAATGGTTGACGTAGAAGATGCCCTGGAAATCGGCTGCGGTCTGGGTAGAGGGGCCGCTCTCCTGGCGAGGGATATGGGATTTCAGAGTGTTGCGGCATTCGATCTCGAAGAAAAGCTCATTCGAAGAGCAGTGAGACACAGGCCGCAATCATTGGCGAACAGGGTTTCCTTTTACGTGGGAGACGCACAGGATTTGCCTTTCAGAGACTCCTCTTTCGATGCTGTCGTTAATTTCGGGATCATCCATCACGTTCTTGACTGGCGTCGCTGCATTGCCGAACTCTCCCGAGTGCTCCGGCCGGGGGGGCTATTCTTCTTCGAAGAAATCTATCCCCCACTTTATGCGAATTTCTTGATGAAACACATCGTGAGACACCCCACCGAGGATCGATTCAGCCCAACACAATTCCTGGAGACGCTCCGAAAAGAATCTTTGATTCTTGTGGACGGAGTGGAGACCGGATCGAAGTTCGGAATCGTGGGAGCTGCCCGAAAATCAAAAGAGTAAGACCGGGGAAACCCTTCTTACAAGAAGGGTTTCCCAAATCTTACTGATTTGGAAGACGCATCGATAATATGAGCGTGATTCGAGAAGATGCGTAATGAATCCGGCAGATCGCGAAGACATGGCAGTTAGACTAATTGCCAAAAATTCCGACGTTTATCTCACACTCCAATTCAAGATATCAGTGGAGACCGGCGTCCCTGCCGGTCCATTTTATTGATATCATTTATTATATTGAAGATGTGCCGACACGGAGGCCGGCACCCACCAATACTCCTATCTTCAATCGGACATTAATTTCGACAATTGCTATAACCTGTCGGGATGACTATTTTTTGATGTTCGCTGCCTATTTTCGGCCCGAACGTTTCTTCTTGCGGACGGGTTTACACGAGGCCCCGTACAGATCGGGAGGAGGACCGGGAATAAGAACAGGAGCAGGTGCAGGGTAACAACCGGAAATTCCGCCTCCATATCGTGTTTGCCATTCAGCTAATTCCCGGAAACTGACGCCTTCTATACGTTGTTCTTGCCTGACCTGGGCGAACCCGGGCTGGATGCACGACATGAGTATCAGAAGACCCATAATCCACCCACACATAACCAGCCGATCCCTTTTCATGTTCGTGCCCTCTGACTTCTGTGAATGCCGGCTCAGGTACGGCCTTCAGCATACAATAGCATAAAGGGCGTTTAAGAATCTATTCATATCAATGCACCTTCAAAGCAGTGAGATTTGGGGAAGCTTTTTTGTAAATGGATTATGTCCTTAGTTCAGCACCGTAGTGAAGGCATTGGCTTTATCCAGGCTTCAGCTTGGATGCGGTGAACCCGTTGTCTGCACGGGTGAACTGCATCGGCTTCATTAACTGTCCTGATATTGCGGGCGCACTAGCAATTGCCAAAATTAGTGTCCGATTGAAGATTAGGAATATTGGTGGGTGCCGTGCCTCCGTGCCGGCACATCTTCAGCCGTCCCGGATGACCGGCACGGAGGCCGGTCGCTACCGGGCACCCATCTCGCGTTTCGCGGGACCCCTACCCGATCCACATTGGCCCTAATCCTTCGGACCAGGATCGGTGTGAGCACTGGATCGAGGAATTGGAAGGAATCGAGGCACTTTTTTCATGTACGCGACATACTGCTTGCCGAATTTCGCGAGAAGTCGTTTCTCTTCAATGTGGGCGCCGATAATAAGGTAAGCCGAGAGAACAATATTTATGACGAAATCCGTGCGTTTCAAGTCACGGGCCCACAGGAGCATGAGACCTCCGAGAAACTGCGGATGTCTTATCCATCCATAAATTCCCCAGGTGATGAGTCGATCTCTGCCGCGTTTTCTGTTGCCGTGGGTTCCAAGAGCTCGTAGCCCGAGGAAATCAATGAATCCGATATACTGAAAGGAGAGAATAAGCAGTATGATGCCGACAATGGCGAGAAGAAGTCGAATGTAATGAAGATTACCTGTCCATTGCCACAGCGCTTTTCCGTTGTCCCATGGAGTAATCCACCAGAGCCCGGTCAGACTCAGAGCTGCAAAGATACTGTATGCCAACCGATAGTATCGTTTGAAGCCGGTGTCCAGGATTCCGGTCTTCCTGATGGGCCCCTCTTCATTGAGGAGTGAATGCACGACGCACCAGGAACCCCAAAGGATGGCAGTCGTGAACAATCGCGCAAACGCATCACCATCAGAATCCATAATCCTTCCCGGAATGTCTTCTGCGTTTACGTCTCGGCCTGGACTGGTTAGCAAGCGGGGGTGGGACAGATTCCTGCTGCGCGGATCGGATAGGAACAAATTTACCCGTGAATTTGTTCTCAAGATCGACGTCGGATCTGCTGTCGTCTTCCGAGACCAGGTCAAGACCGATATCTTCAATCATCTTCTCGGCCTCGGAGACACACAAGATCACGTTTTCAATGTTCTCTATGCGTTTCTGGTATTCGCTTAATTCTGCGCTTGGCTTCACTCCATAGTCACTGTGCAG
The sequence above is a segment of the Desulfomonile tiedjei DSM 6799 genome. Coding sequences within it:
- a CDS encoding class I SAM-dependent methyltransferase, which codes for MKCSNDPHRPVVPFRTIFNWKSLTDKEQMLMNWPERVWIYSPVRVFFQKREIRKWLRLTGMVDVEDALEIGCGLGRGAALLARDMGFQSVAAFDLEEKLIRRAVRHRPQSLANRVSFYVGDAQDLPFRDSSFDAVVNFGIIHHVLDWRRCIAELSRVLRPGGLFFFEEIYPPLYANFLMKHIVRHPTEDRFSPTQFLETLRKESLILVDGVETGSKFGIVGAARKSKE
- a CDS encoding methyltransferase family protein — encoded protein: MDSDGDAFARLFTTAILWGSWCVVHSLLNEEGPIRKTGILDTGFKRYYRLAYSIFAALSLTGLWWITPWDNGKALWQWTGNLHYIRLLLAIVGIILLILSFQYIGFIDFLGLRALGTHGNRKRGRDRLITWGIYGWIRHPQFLGGLMLLWARDLKRTDFVINIVLSAYLIIGAHIEEKRLLAKFGKQYVAYMKKVPRFLPIPRSSAHTDPGPKD